The window ATAGCCTTTTTGTTCAAGCCAATCAGCTACACAATCTTCAGCTTTTTTGCCAATCTCAACCGACAAGGCTAAGTTCCCTCACCGGCTGGTAAGAGTACCGGTGCAGCGGGCTGGGGCCGTACTGCGCAAGAGCCGCCCGGTGGAATTTAGTACCGTAGCCTTTGTGGCCTGCAAAACCGTATAGGTGGTACGTGCGATGCAGTAGCTCCATATATGAATCACGTGCGACTTTCGCGATAATCGATGCGGCCGCTACACACAGGCAGCTGCCATCAGCGCCAACTATAGCCCTGGAGCTGTATGCACCAGAGAGGTAATTGTGGTTGCCATCCAGAAGTACGGCATCAATACCGTTGCCTAAGCTTGCAAGCGCGCGCTTGCCAGAAGTGGTAACTGCCCATGTTAAACCCGATTTATCGAGCTCACCATTTGCCACCCACCCGACACCTATAGCAAGAGCCGTACGCTTAATGGCCTCTGCGGCCTTATGCCTCTCCTCATGTGTTAGCAGTTTAGAGTCGGCCACCATAGGCAGATCGCAATCCTCCGGTAGAATTACGGCCGCAGCCGTAACCGGCCCGGCTAGTGCACCTCTGCCTACCTCATCTATCCCCACCACATACCGATGACCTGCCTGCCAAAGCTCCGTTTCTGCCTGCCTGGTTGGCGTAATTTTCATACACCAAGAATAACAAATTTAGAAAAGTTTAAATAATTACTGTTTGTTGGGCTCAGCTTCGCTGACGCCTTCTGCGGTTTCTTCGTCGCTCAGTGTCTCTTCGTCGGGGTTAGCGGGATCAGCTTTTGGCTCCTCAGCAGCAGCCTCCTTGCCTTCGTCCTTGGCTACTTCTTCGGTTGATTCCTCGGGCTTTATGTCCTCAGCCGCGCCGGTATCAAGCTCGGTAACTTCGGCATCTTTACTCTCAGCTAGCGGATCTTCTTTAACATCCTTAACTACCGGCGATTGGTTAACGGCCGCTTTATCAAACGCCACCTCTTGCAAACGGGCCGACTTACCGCGGCGCTCGCGCAGGTAGCTCAGGAAATTACGGCGCACCTTGGCCCGGCGCACGATCTCAATTTTCGTAACATTAGGAGAGTGCAGCAAGAACGTCTTTTCTACCCCTATGCCGCTGGCTATCCGGCGCACGGTAACGCAGGCCGAAAGTTCGCCCAGGCGGTGGGTGCGTATTACAACGCCTTCGAATATCTGCACACGCTGCTTGGCGCCCTCACGAATCATCTGGTGTACGCGCACGGTATCGCCCGACCTTACGGGAGAGATGGCCGGTTTGCGCTGAGCGGTTTCTAATTCTTTAATTAAGGGATGCATAACTTGGGTACTTTAGCATAGCTCTATCTGTTAATCAAGCCTGGAAGCGAGCAATCTCACCATCAGCAATTGCCTCTTTCAGCTCCTGAACCAGATTGCTATCGAACGTGACTTTAAAAGGTAGTATCAGCTTTTTGGGCGGATCACCCGGCAGTACCAGACAGGTGGGGTTGGCACCCGGATATTTCATTAGAATATCTTTAATTGTGGTCAGAATGCCGGTATCGGTCATTTTGGCTAGACGAATTACCAACACCTCAGGCTTTGCCTTTACTTCCGCTTCGGGCGGCTTGGCTTCGGCCTTGGGCTTAGCAGAAGGTTTATGACTTTTAGCCGCGTCGTAATCTATCAGTTCGGCCCGATCTACCATTACCTTTATCTCTGTACCCACTCGCCCGTCGCGGTCTTTGGTGCTGATCTTACCGGCTACCTTAATAACCTTATCTGCCTCCCACAAATCCGGTTGGGCCTCGTATGCACGGGGGAACACAATCAGTTCCAGGCTCTCCCCGCTCTTATCCTCTAGACCCACAAAGGCCATCATGGCATTATTTTTTGTCGTAATCTTACGCACCGTCGTAATAATACCGCCGATGGTCACAGCCTTACCCTCCATTTCTACCGTCAGGACTTTGATTGGCACAGTGTGGTCTGTAAGGTAGGCCTCGTAATCATCCAGGGGGTGGTGCGAAAGGTAGAGTCCTAATAGCTCCTTCTCCCAGCTCAGCTGCTCACGGGGTGAAAGGGTCTCGGGCGGCAGATCCATACGCAGAGCAGGAGCGGCGTCCTCGATACCCAGCGAACCGAAAATGTCGATCTGCCCAGAGAGCGCGTTCTTCTGCGCTTTGGAGGCATACGACATAATGGAATCCAGGTTGTGCAGTAGCTGGCCGCGCTCACCGAAATCGTCCATGGCGCCGGATTTTATCAAACTCTCCCAAACCTTACGGTTTGTTTCTGTAACCGGCACCCTTTTGGCAAAATCTTCGATCGATTTAAAACGCTCAGCCTCGCGTACCGCTAGAATCGCCTCGATTGCACCTGTACCGACATTCTTAATAGCACTCAGGCCAAAGCGAATATCGCCTGTTTCTGGGATAACGCCGAATTCCAGGAAACTCTCATTAACACTTGGCGGCAGGATCTTAATGCCCATCCGCTGGCACTCGGCCACTTCTATTGCAATGCGGTCTATATCGCCATGGTCACTCGTCATAAGGGCTGCCATAAAAGCGGCCGGGTAGTGGGCTTTTAGGTAGGCTGTTTGGTAGGCGATCATAGCGTAGCAGGCGGCATGCGATTTATTAAAGCAGTAGGCGGCAAAGTCTTCGAGATTGAGCCAAAAATCCTCCACTACCTGGCGATCGACTTGAGAGACCTTAATAGCCCCCTCTATGAACTCGGTTTTCATCTTGGCCATGACAGAAGGAATCTTTTTACCAATGGCTTTGCGCAGAGTGTCGGCCTGGCCGCCAGTAAAACCACTCATTTCCTTAGCAATCTGCATTACCTGCTCTTGGTAGACCACCACACCGTATGTACTCTTCAGGGCCGATTCCATAGTAGGATGCAAGTACTCAATTTGGCGCCGGCCATGCTTACGGGCAATAAAATCATCGATCCACTGCATAGGGCCGGGGCGGTAAAGTGCCACCATGGCCACAATGTCATCGAAGCGGTTTGGCTTAAGTTCGCGAATATAGCGCTTCATGCCGGCTGATTCCAGCTGGAACACACCGGTGGTATCGCCGCGGGCCAGTAGCTCATAGGTTTTAATATCATCAATCGGTATTTCAGCGATATCTATATTAGTATTATGAACCCTCTTAACTATTCTAAGCGTATTCTTAATAATCGTGAGGTTGGAGAGGCCCAAGAAATCCATCTTTAAGAGGCCAAGGTCTTCTATTGGCCACATATCATACTGGGTGGAAGTGCCGCCCTTTTGCGCCCTTTGCAATGGTGTGTATTTGGTGATTTCATCCGGCGCTATTACCACACCGGCTGCATGCACGCCGTTAGAGCGAATAGTGCCCTCCAGTCGGCTGGCTAGATCGATCAAGCGTTTGGCCCGAGGGTTAGATTCGTACTCGGCCCTAAACTCCGGATTATCCTTGGCCGATTTCAAAAGCGGCACGTGCCGGCCCTGTACCGGCTGGGGTACTAGTTTAGCAATTGCATCGACCTCAGCGTAAGCCATGCCCAGTGCACGGCCGGTATCGCGCACGGCGGCGCGGGCGGCCATGGTGCCGAAGGTAATAATCTGCGCCACCCTATCCTGGCCGTACTTTTCTGTCACATAGGCAATCACCTCACCGCGCCGGGTATCCTGCATATCAATATCTATATCAGGCATGCTGATACGATCGGGGTTCAAAAACCGCTCAAACAGCAAATTGAACTTGAGCGGATCGAGGTCTGTGATATTTAGGCCATATGCGATTATAGAACCGGCTGCCGAACCGCGCCCTGGGCCGAAGATGATTCCCCTGTTTTTCCCCCAGTTAATAAAATCGGCTACGATCAAAAAGTAGCTTTCAAAACCCATCTTACTAATAACACCCAGCTCATAATCGGCCCGCTCCACTACCTCTTTGGGCAGAGCCTTGCGGGCTTTGGCCTCTGTTACCAAACCTGTATCTTCTTTGGCTATGCCGCCATAGCGCCACATAAGCCCCTGCCAGCACAGTTCGCTTAAGTACTCGCCTTCGGTCTGCTTGGTAGGCACTTCAAAGTGCGGCAGTAAGATCTTGCCCAGTTCTAGTTCGACATTGCATTTTTCTGCAATAACCGCGGTATTGGCTATGGCCTCAGAGAGGTGTTGCCAGCGCTCTGCGATCTCCTCGGGCGAGGAAACGAACAGGGCCATTTCCATCTCCATTCGGTCGGTATCGCCAATGGTGCGGCCGGTCTGCACGCACAGCAGTATCTCGTGCGCCTCGCGATCAAGTTCATTGGTATAGTGGCTGTCGGCCGTAACCACCAGCGGCACGTTGGTCTTTTTGCTAAGTTCGATCAGCCCTTTATTAATCTGCTTCTGCGGCTCCCACTCCTCATGGTCTTGCAGCTCCAAGTAGTAATCTTCGCCAAAGGTCTCCTTGTACCAATTAATAGTATCTTCGGCCTCCTTCATAGAGCCATTCAGGATATGTCGGGCAACCTCACCCGAAGCACAGCCAGAGAGTGCTATGAGACCCTCTTTGTATTTAGCCAGCAGCGGGCGATCGATGCGAGGGCGGTAATAAAAACCCTCCAGGTGGGCCATGGTGGAAAGACGCATTAAATTCAAATAGCCCTGGTAGTTCTTGGCTAGTAGAATTAAGTGGTAGGGGTTGGAATCGAGCCGGCTCTGCTTATCGCCCATACCGCGCACGGCTACATAGGCCTCCATGCCAATGATGGGTTTAATGTCCCGGGCCTTGGCCTCCTTGTAGAATTCCACAGTACCGCTCATATTTCCATGATCGGTCAGAGCCACAGCGCTCATCCCCTGCTCTTTTACCCTATCAAGCATTTGCGGAACCTTCTGCAGCCCATCCAGAAGGCTGTAGTGACTATGGTTATGAAGATGAACAAACCCTACTGGCGCCTTAGTTTTAGGCGCCGCTGCTGTGGCTTTAGTCACTTTGGTCCCCTTTCGTTACGCTAATTTTAGCATAACCATAATGAGTACAAAAGACGCTAACGCTGAATTGTTTGGACTAGGTCTTTAAAGAACTGGCCGATTACTGGCAGGGCGCCGGCCAGATCAAGTACATATAAAAGCAGAGCTATCATTACCGTAGCGCCTATAACACCGCCGAAGCCGGTAAGCAGGCCTCGTACAAAGGCACCCCAAATCTGCCGGCGCGTGTTGCCCAAGAGATTGATGTAATCGTTCACCAAGGTCGATTCTATTGCCCGACCCAGCTTCTCGTAATCCTCGGCCGAAGGCCTACTTTTTCTTGTCAGATCGCTTTTCATCAATCGCCTTATCGCGGGCTGCACGGATAATCTGCCGGGTTGTCTTTTCTAACTCATTCATAATAGCCGTTCCTTCATTTACCAGCCTTTTTACATCTGTCATGGTTTCGTCTTTGGCTTGGTTACTGATTTTGCCCAGGCGTCCGGCTGAATCCTTAAGATCCTGCTTTAAGATTTCGGCTTTAGTGATTAAACGCTGACTTTCCTCATAAGCCTCGCCCTTCAGGTCTTTAGCGGCACTTTTAAGGCTGTCTATCCGCCCGTTTAAATCTCCCTCCAGCTCAAGTAGCTTTTGATCCATGTCCTTTTTTATCTTTTTTGCTTGGTCTTTAAGATCGGCCTGAGTCTCCTTGCCGCTTTTCGGTGCTAGCAGTAAAGCCGCTACCGAACCGACTATAGCACCAAACAATGTGCCCTTAATTAATCCTCTGCCATGTCCCTTTTTCCCCATTATTTCCTCCCTTTCATTTTTGATTTAACTTTATTAAGCATCACGCCGCTAAGAGCCGAAAGTGCCGCCGGTACCAGCTTACGCCCGGCATATTTAAGAGCCTCACCCATATTCTCGGTGGTCTCATCTAGCCGTTGGGTTACCCTCCGGATGTTGAGTAGTATCTTTACCAGTACGAACGAAACTATAATGCCCATTATAACCAGAATTAAAAATCCGATACTTAGTAAAATTACCAAAACTGTTTGTGTATCTTGCATAGGGGTCTCTTATTATGGCTTTATTATCGGATTTATTGGAGCCGGTTGCAAGCTTTAACGGTTATAAAATCAATAAACCGTTTATTCTAGATCTTTTTTCTTGGCGACCAACACCCACTGCTGCCGTTCAATTACAGCATTCGGAAATATGTGCAGGCGGCCATCTTTAGTGCGCAGCCTGGTGCGGCGCATATCCATGCTCTCAACTATCCCCTCTACTTGCTCTTCTGGCTTAGAGGCACCCACAATCACTTGGTCTCCGACGTTAAAATCGCGATCGCGGGCCAGATCGATTCCGCCCAGCACGTCTGACACCAAGTTAGAAGAGCCTGTACCCAGCGCCAGGCCAATGGCACCGATTGCGAGCGAGAAGATCAAAGCCAGATTGTTTAAGTTTAGAGACTGGAGAACGATAATCACCAGACCCACCATTAGTAGCGCGTTTATCAGCGAGCCTAGGATTCCCTTGAGGCCGCGCGGCATTCTTACAAACCCCATCAGCCAAGAGGCTATCCACGAAAGCAGCCTTATTACCAGCAGACCTATTAGCAGGGTAGCCAAGGCGCTGGGCAGCTTGGGTATAATGTCGTTTAAATTGTTAGTCAGCGGTCCAAACAGATTTACGAGCGACAAATCAAACACTACTTATCTCCTAACTTTTTCTTGATTATATCATTAACCATTGGCGGATTGGCCTGCCCCTTCGATTCTTTCATAACTTGGCCGACTAAAAATCCAAGCACCTTCTCATCTCCAGATTTATATTGCTGCACCGGCTTAGGATTGTTTTTTATGACTTGTTCGACAATCGTCTGTAACTCCCCTTCATCCGATACCTGCAGGTAGCCATGCTTCTCAGCTAGCTCTTCGGGGTCAGCGGAATCCTCGTGCATGAGAATAAAAATGTTTTTTGCATTAGTACTGCTCACTATCCCATCTTCGAACATATCGGCCAGTTGGGCTAGGCGCTTAGCATCCGGGGTCTTGCCTCTGAATTCGTCATTAAACTGATTGGCCACCCAGTTGATGATGTGAATTATCCGCTTCGGGTCCTGAGTATGCTGGCGGCTTTCAAAGACTTTTTCGGCCAGCAGTGCCTCTTCCACCAAGAACTCCACATCCTGCTTCTTAACCTCAAGCTCTGCCAGTGTACTGCGCACATCATTCGGCATTATATCCGGCAAACCAGCCTTGGCTTTAGCCAGCATTGCATCAGTCACCACAATCGGTGGCAGGTCGGGTTCTGGGAAGTAGCGGTAATCGTGGGCTTCCTCCTTACTGCGCTGGCTAAACGTAATCTGTTTATCCTCATTCCAACCGCGTGTCTCCTGCTCGACTTTGCCACCTGAATCCAGCACCTCGGCTTGGCGCCCCGCTTCATACTCCACCACGCCATACACCGCGCGGAAGGAGTTGAGATTTTTAATTTCAGCGCGAGTGCCCAGCTCTTTACTGCCGGCCAGCCTTAGGCTGATGTTTACATCAAATCTCATGTTGCCGTAGTAGAGATCACAATCGCTCACCCCAGCGTAACGCATTAGATGGTAGAGCTCCTGGGCGTAGGCCTTGGCCTCACCAGCCGTGCGCATATCGGGCTCAGAGACGATTTCCATCAGCGGGGTGCCGGCGCGGTTCAGATCTACCAGCGAATAATCTTTGCCCGGCGGATGAACCAGCTTACCGGCATCGGCCTCCAAATGGGCGCGGGTAACACCGACTGTTTTGCCTCCGGGCAGTTCCACCTTGCCCTTCCCCACAATTGGCTCGTCGTATTGTGTGATCTGGTAATTACTCGGGTTGTCGGGATAAAAGTAATTTTTACGATCGAACTTGGTCTGCTTGGGAATCTCACCATTCAAAGCCAGGCCGGCCCGAATAGCCAACTCCACCGCTTTTCCGTTTAGCACCGGTAGCGAACCGGGTAGGGCGGCACAGACCGGGCAGATGTTTACATTCGGCTCAGCTTCGCGCGAATCATTATCGCACCCGCAGAACAGCTTGCTTTTAGTGGCTAACTGCACGTGCGTTTCTATGCCGATTACTGCCTCATACTTACTCATTACAGCGCCTCCAAATCTTTCAGGCCGCCCTCAAAACCCTGCAGAGCTTCCCGGGCTTGAGTCGGCACCAGGTCAAACCCGACTTCGTGCACCAAGACGTTGCGCAGTTTATGAGCCTCCCACACCGCATTGCGGTTCTTCAAATTCTTCTGGGCAATTTTGAGGCGGTCGGCCATTGTCTGACCCGCGTAGCCCTGCTGCTTCATCACGTAATCCAGAAGCTTATCGGCTTCCATCACCGCATGGCGGATGTCATTACCATTGCCTTTTGCAAGCTCTGTAATCGTCTGCCAGCGGCTAGCCACTAGCGCACGATCAACATGTCCAACCTGCCCGGCCCGGCCGCGCTTTTTTACAGATTTGGCCGGAGTGCGCACGGTAATAACGGCAAAGAGCAGTATAGCCACTGCCAGCACGATAATCAGAAAAGTCAGTGTCATTTCTCCCCCTGTAGCAGCTTCTCTATAGACGAGGCGGCCGAGAGCAGAGTCGCGTCTTTTTTCTGCGATGCCACAATCTGCAAGCCAATCGGTAGTTCATTTGACGGCAAAGGAATGCTAATGGCCGGCACCCCCACCAAATTAACCGCCACGGTATTCACGTCTGATTGGTACATTGAAAGCGGATCGGCTTTTTCGCCCAGACCAAAAGCGGTGGTAGGCGCGGTAGGGCTTATTAAAACATCAAACTTTTTAAACGCCTCTTCGAACTCACGAATAACGACCGTGCGGACTTTCTGCGCCTGCTTGTAGTAGGCCTCATAGTAGCCGCTAGAGAGCACATAAGTACCTATTAATATCCTCCGCTTGGCTTCGGTGCCAAAGCCCTCATCGCGGCTCAGCTGATAGGTTTCGGCCAAGGTATTGGCATTAGGTGAACTGTGGCCATAGCGAATGCCATCGTAGCGCGCCAAATTAGAACTGA is drawn from Candidatus Dormiibacterota bacterium and contains these coding sequences:
- a CDS encoding DUF5665 domain-containing protein, with product MKSDLTRKSRPSAEDYEKLGRAIESTLVNDYINLLGNTRRQIWGAFVRGLLTGFGGVIGATVMIALLLYVLDLAGALPVIGQFFKDLVQTIQR
- a CDS encoding ribonuclease HII encodes the protein MKITPTRQAETELWQAGHRYVVGIDEVGRGALAGPVTAAAVILPEDCDLPMVADSKLLTHEERHKAAEAIKRTALAIGVGWVANGELDKSGLTWAVTTSGKRALASLGNGIDAVLLDGNHNYLSGAYSSRAIVGADGSCLCVAAASIIAKVARDSYMELLHRTYHLYGFAGHKGYGTKFHRAALAQYGPSPLHRYSYQPVRELSLVG
- a CDS encoding YtxH domain-containing protein, with translation MGKKGHGRGLIKGTLFGAIVGSVAALLLAPKSGKETQADLKDQAKKIKKDMDQKLLELEGDLNGRIDSLKSAAKDLKGEAYEESQRLITKAEILKQDLKDSAGRLGKISNQAKDETMTDVKRLVNEGTAIMNELEKTTRQIIRAARDKAIDEKRSDKKK
- a CDS encoding mechanosensitive ion channel domain-containing protein, which codes for MFDLSLVNLFGPLTNNLNDIIPKLPSALATLLIGLLVIRLLSWIASWLMGFVRMPRGLKGILGSLINALLMVGLVIIVLQSLNLNNLALIFSLAIGAIGLALGTGSSNLVSDVLGGIDLARDRDFNVGDQVIVGASKPEEQVEGIVESMDMRRTRLRTKDGRLHIFPNAVIERQQWVLVAKKKDLE
- the gatB gene encoding Asp-tRNA(Asn)/Glu-tRNA(Gln) amidotransferase subunit GatB translates to MSKYEAVIGIETHVQLATKSKLFCGCDNDSREAEPNVNICPVCAALPGSLPVLNGKAVELAIRAGLALNGEIPKQTKFDRKNYFYPDNPSNYQITQYDEPIVGKGKVELPGGKTVGVTRAHLEADAGKLVHPPGKDYSLVDLNRAGTPLMEIVSEPDMRTAGEAKAYAQELYHLMRYAGVSDCDLYYGNMRFDVNISLRLAGSKELGTRAEIKNLNSFRAVYGVVEYEAGRQAEVLDSGGKVEQETRGWNEDKQITFSQRSKEEAHDYRYFPEPDLPPIVVTDAMLAKAKAGLPDIMPNDVRSTLAELEVKKQDVEFLVEEALLAEKVFESRQHTQDPKRIIHIINWVANQFNDEFRGKTPDAKRLAQLADMFEDGIVSSTNAKNIFILMHEDSADPEELAEKHGYLQVSDEGELQTIVEQVIKNNPKPVQQYKSGDEKVLGFLVGQVMKESKGQANPPMVNDIIKKKLGDK
- a CDS encoding DNA polymerase III subunit alpha, with the protein product MTKATAAAPKTKAPVGFVHLHNHSHYSLLDGLQKVPQMLDRVKEQGMSAVALTDHGNMSGTVEFYKEAKARDIKPIIGMEAYVAVRGMGDKQSRLDSNPYHLILLAKNYQGYLNLMRLSTMAHLEGFYYRPRIDRPLLAKYKEGLIALSGCASGEVARHILNGSMKEAEDTINWYKETFGEDYYLELQDHEEWEPQKQINKGLIELSKKTNVPLVVTADSHYTNELDREAHEILLCVQTGRTIGDTDRMEMEMALFVSSPEEIAERWQHLSEAIANTAVIAEKCNVELELGKILLPHFEVPTKQTEGEYLSELCWQGLMWRYGGIAKEDTGLVTEAKARKALPKEVVERADYELGVISKMGFESYFLIVADFINWGKNRGIIFGPGRGSAAGSIIAYGLNITDLDPLKFNLLFERFLNPDRISMPDIDIDMQDTRRGEVIAYVTEKYGQDRVAQIITFGTMAARAAVRDTGRALGMAYAEVDAIAKLVPQPVQGRHVPLLKSAKDNPEFRAEYESNPRAKRLIDLASRLEGTIRSNGVHAAGVVIAPDEITKYTPLQRAQKGGTSTQYDMWPIEDLGLLKMDFLGLSNLTIIKNTLRIVKRVHNTNIDIAEIPIDDIKTYELLARGDTTGVFQLESAGMKRYIRELKPNRFDDIVAMVALYRPGPMQWIDDFIARKHGRRQIEYLHPTMESALKSTYGVVVYQEQVMQIAKEMSGFTGGQADTLRKAIGKKIPSVMAKMKTEFIEGAIKVSQVDRQVVEDFWLNLEDFAAYCFNKSHAACYAMIAYQTAYLKAHYPAAFMAALMTSDHGDIDRIAIEVAECQRMGIKILPPSVNESFLEFGVIPETGDIRFGLSAIKNVGTGAIEAILAVREAERFKSIEDFAKRVPVTETNRKVWESLIKSGAMDDFGERGQLLHNLDSIMSYASKAQKNALSGQIDIFGSLGIEDAAPALRMDLPPETLSPREQLSWEKELLGLYLSHHPLDDYEAYLTDHTVPIKVLTVEMEGKAVTIGGIITTVRKITTKNNAMMAFVGLEDKSGESLELIVFPRAYEAQPDLWEADKVIKVAGKISTKDRDGRVGTEIKVMVDRAELIDYDAAKSHKPSAKPKAEAKPPEAEVKAKPEVLVIRLAKMTDTGILTTIKDILMKYPGANPTCLVLPGDPPKKLILPFKVTFDSNLVQELKEAIADGEIARFQA